One genomic segment of Chelonia mydas isolate rCheMyd1 chromosome 1, rCheMyd1.pri.v2, whole genome shotgun sequence includes these proteins:
- the PHC1 gene encoding polyhomeotic-like protein 1 isoform X2, with protein sequence METESEQNSNSTNGSSGSGGSTRPQISQMSLYERQAVQALQALQRQPNAAQYFHQFMLQQQLNSAQLHSLAAVQQATIAASRQASSPNTSTPQQTTTTQASINLATTSAAQLISRSQSVSSPSATTLTQSVLLGNTTSPPLNQSQAQMYLRVQNLAVRSQQTSVVNAQLQSSAQKAALPGNSQASGLSQATNASQTLAVAQASSGNTGQSLNLSQGATGSNGVSGGVVAGGGSQATTGAGQAASSGLGGSCQRKGTGVVQPLPVAAAQAVTVSQGSQTETENAAATKKSEADGGQQTVGMNLTRTATPAPSQTLISSATYTQIQPHSLIQQQQQIHLQKQVVIQQQIAIHHQQQFQHRQSQLLHTATHLQLAQQQQQQASPLTQQQQAPPPQQQPSPPQNQQQAQTLVVQPMLQSQPQPIQLQPDSPCQPATKSPVPIQSKPPSAPIKPPQLGAAKVSAAQQPPPHIPVQVVGSRQQGSAQAQALGLAQITPTASAPRGMPAVVQPVSQAHATSPSSQAPSATASPQEAPPLTTGVNLAQVQGTAHVVKSTASSPVMAQVPAAFYMQPVQLPGKPQTLAVKRKAESEEEKEELPSATTLLPAKSSPVAESPKTMEEKSGFGEKSEPVLGTTPNAPTSEAASVTTTSSPAPTLAMVTRQTGDSKPPQAIVKPQILTHIIEGFVIQEGAEPFPVGCSQLLKESEKPLQGGAPSGQSENQSSNSPGGDSATLELDKKTNLLKCEYCGKYAPANQFRGSKRFCSMTCAKRYNVSCSHQFRLQRKKMKEFQEANYVRVRRRGPRRSSSEIARAKIQGKRHRGQEDSSRGSDNSSYDEALSPTSPGPLSVRVSHGERDLTSSNMAPPTPDLHGINPDFLSSNPSRWSVEEVYEFIASLQGCQEIAEEFRSQEIDGQALLLLKEEHLMSAMNIKLGPALKICAKINILKET encoded by the exons ATGGAGACTGAAAGCGAGCAGAACTCCAACTCCACCAATGGGAGTTCAGGCTCTGGAGGAAGCACTCGCCCTCAGATATCTCAGATGTCTCTGTATGAGCGACAGGCAGTACAG gCCCTTCAGGCACTGCAGAGACAGCCCAATGCAGCCCAGTACTTCCATCAGTTcatgctccagcagcagctcaaCAGTGCCCAGCTCCACAGTCTGGCAGCTGTCCAGCAG GCTACAATTGCAGCCAGcaggcaggcaagctcccccaaCACCAGCACCCCGCAgcagaccaccaccacccaggccTCA ATCAATCTGGCCACTACATCGGCCGCCCAGCTAATCAGCCGCTCACAGAGCGTGAGCTCTCCCAGCGCCACCACGCTTACTCAGTCTGTGCTCCTGGGGAACACCACCTCGCCGCCTCTCAATCAATCACAGGCCCAGATGTATCTCCGG gTGCAGAACTTGGCTGTGAGGAGCCAGCAGACCTCAGTCGTTAATGCCCAGCTGCAGAGCTCTGCTCAGAAAGCAGCCCTTCCAGGAAACTCCCAGGCTTCGGGCCTATCACAGGCCACAAATGCCAGCCAGACCTTGGCAGTGGCTCAGGCCTCTTCTGGCAACACAGGCCAGTCCCTGAATCTGAGCCAAGGGGCAACAGGCAGTAATGGTGTCTCTGGGGGTGTGGTGGCAGGTGGTGGGAGCCAGGCCACCACAGGGGCGGGCCAGGCAGCCTCGTCTGGCCTTGGGGGCAGCTGCCAGAGGAAAGGCACTGGGGTGGTGCAGCCGTTACCAGTAGCAGCTGCCCAGGCAGTGACAGTGAGCCAGGGGagccagacagagacagagaatgCAGCGGCAACAAAGAAGTCTGAAGCAGACGGTGGGCAGCAAACCGTTGGCATGAACCTGACTAGGACAGCTACGCCAGCGCCCAGCCAGACCTTGATCAGTTCAG CCACGTACACACAGATCCAGCCCCACTCACTgatccagcaacagcagcagattcACCTGCAGAAGCAGGTGGTGATCCAGCAGCAAATTGCCATTCATCACCAGCAGCAGTTCCAGCACCgccagtcccagctcctccacACCGCCACCCACCTCCAgctggcccagcagcagcaacagcaagcTTCACCTCTGACCCAGCAGCAGCAAGCTCcgcctccccagcagcagccttcGCCTCCACAAAATCAGCAGCAAGCTCAGACCCTTGTGGTCCAACCCATGCTGCAGTCACAGCCCCAGCCCATACAGCTCCAGCcagacagcccctgccagccagccacCAAGTCACCTGTACCCATTCAGTCCAagccaccttcagcccccatcaAACCACCACAGCTTGGGGCTGCCAAAGTGTCAGCAGCGCAGCAGCCCCCACCACACATCCCAGTGCAGGTGGTGGGGagccggcagcagggctcagcccaAGCCCAGGCACTGGGCTTGGCTCAGATTACTCCTACAGCGTCGGCCCCCCGGGGCATGCCAGCAGTGGTCCAGCCCGTCTCCCaagcccatgccacttccccaTCATCCCAAGCTCCTTCTGCCACAGCTTCCCCCCAGGAAGCCCCTCCCCTCACAACTGGAGTCAACTTGGCACAAGTTCAAGGCACGGCCCATGTGGTGAAGAGCACGGCCTCGTCCCCAGTCATGGCTCAGGTGCCTGCAGCATTCTACATGCAGCCTGTCCAATTACCC GGAAAGCCACAGACCTTGGCAGTGAAGCGCAAAGCAGAGTccgaggaggagaaggaggagttgCCCAGTGCCACTACACTCCTGCCCGCCAAGTCGTCTCCTGTGGCAGAGAGTCCCAAAACCATGGAGGAGAAGAGTGGCTTTGGAG AGAAATCTGAGCCTGTCCTCGGCACAACTCCAAATGCCCCCACAAGTGAAGCAGCGTCCGTCACCACCACATCTTCCCCTGCCCCTACCCTGGCAATGGTGACACGACAGACTGGAGACTCCAAACCCCCACAGGCCATCGTCAAGCCCCAGATCCTAACGCACATCATCGAGGGCTTTGTCATccaggaaggggcagagccatTCCCG GTTGGCTGCTCTCAGCTGCTGAAAGAGTCTGAGAAGCCACTCCAGGGAGGGGCTCCCTCCGGGCAGAGTGAGAACCAGTCCAGCAACTCCCCAGGAGGAGATAGTGCAACCTTGG AGCTGGACAAGAAGACAAACCTGCTGAAGTGCGAGTACTGTGGGAAATATGCCCCAGCCAATCAGTTCCGGGGCTCCAAGAGGTTTTGCTCCATGACCTGTGCTAAAAG GTACAACGTGAGCTGCAGCCATCAGTTTCGGCTGCAGAGGAAGAAGATGAAGGAGTTCCAGGAAGCTAACTATGTCCGTGTGCGTCGGCGTGGACCACGGCGCAGCAGCTCCGAGATTGCCCGAGCCAAGATCCAGGGCAAGCGCCATCGG GGGCAGGAAGACTCCAGTCGAGGCTCCGACAACTCTAGCTATGATGAGGCTCTGTCCCCCACGTCCCCAGGGCCCTTGTCAGTGAGGGTTAGTCATGGAGAGCGAGACCTGACCAGCTCCAACATGGCCCCACCTACTCCAGACCTACATGGCATCAACCCAGACTTCCTGTCCAGCAACCCCAGCCGCTGGAGTGTAGAGGAGGTGTATGAGTTCATCGCATCCCTGCAAG gCTGCCAGGAGATCGCAGAGGAGTTCCGCTCACAGGAGATTGAtggccaggccctgctgctgcttAAGGAGGAGCACCTCATGAGCGCCATGAACATCAAGCTGGGACCTGCCCTCAAGATCTGCGCCAAGATCAACATCCTCAAGGAGACCTAA
- the PHC1 gene encoding polyhomeotic-like protein 1 isoform X3, whose amino-acid sequence MYLRPQLGNLLQVNRTLGRNVPLTSQLILMPNGAVAAVQQEVPPAQSPGVHTDTDQVQNLAVRSQQTSVVNAQLQSSAQKAALPGNSQASGLSQATNASQTLAVAQASSGNTGQSLNLSQGATGSNGVSGGVVAGGGSQATTGAGQAASSGLGGSCQRKGTGVVQPLPVAAAQAVTVSQGSQTETENAAATKKSEADGGQQTVGMNLTRTATPAPSQTLISSATYTQIQPHSLIQQQQQIHLQKQVVIQQQIAIHHQQQFQHRQSQLLHTATHLQLAQQQQQQASPLTQQQQAPPPQQQPSPPQNQQQAQTLVVQPMLQSQPQPIQLQPDSPCQPATKSPVPIQSKPPSAPIKPPQLGAAKVSAAQQPPPHIPVQVVGSRQQGSAQAQALGLAQITPTASAPRGMPAVVQPVSQAHATSPSSQAPSATASPQEAPPLTTGVNLAQVQGTAHVVKSTASSPVMAQVPAAFYMQPVQLPGKPQTLAVKRKAESEEEKEELPSATTLLPAKSSPVAESPKTMEEKSGFGEKSEPVLGTTPNAPTSEAASVTTTSSPAPTLAMVTRQTGDSKPPQAIVKPQILTHIIEGFVIQEGAEPFPVGCSQLLKESEKPLQGGAPSGQSENQSSNSPGGDSATLELDKKTNLLKCEYCGKYAPANQFRGSKRFCSMTCAKRYNVSCSHQFRLQRKKMKEFQEANYVRVRRRGPRRSSSEIARAKIQGKRHRGQEDSSRGSDNSSYDEALSPTSPGPLSVRVSHGERDLTSSNMAPPTPDLHGINPDFLSSNPSRWSVEEVYEFIASLQGCQEIAEEFRSQEIDGQALLLLKEEHLMSAMNIKLGPALKICAKINILKET is encoded by the exons ATGTATCTCCGG CCGCAGCTGGGGAACCTGTTGCAGGTGAACCGGACCTTGGGCCGCAATGTGCCTCTTACTTCCCAGCTCATCCTGATGCCTAACGGGGCCGTGGCTGCtgtccagcaggaggtgccacccGCTCAGTCTCCCGGGGTCCACACAGATACAGACCAG gTGCAGAACTTGGCTGTGAGGAGCCAGCAGACCTCAGTCGTTAATGCCCAGCTGCAGAGCTCTGCTCAGAAAGCAGCCCTTCCAGGAAACTCCCAGGCTTCGGGCCTATCACAGGCCACAAATGCCAGCCAGACCTTGGCAGTGGCTCAGGCCTCTTCTGGCAACACAGGCCAGTCCCTGAATCTGAGCCAAGGGGCAACAGGCAGTAATGGTGTCTCTGGGGGTGTGGTGGCAGGTGGTGGGAGCCAGGCCACCACAGGGGCGGGCCAGGCAGCCTCGTCTGGCCTTGGGGGCAGCTGCCAGAGGAAAGGCACTGGGGTGGTGCAGCCGTTACCAGTAGCAGCTGCCCAGGCAGTGACAGTGAGCCAGGGGagccagacagagacagagaatgCAGCGGCAACAAAGAAGTCTGAAGCAGACGGTGGGCAGCAAACCGTTGGCATGAACCTGACTAGGACAGCTACGCCAGCGCCCAGCCAGACCTTGATCAGTTCAG CCACGTACACACAGATCCAGCCCCACTCACTgatccagcaacagcagcagattcACCTGCAGAAGCAGGTGGTGATCCAGCAGCAAATTGCCATTCATCACCAGCAGCAGTTCCAGCACCgccagtcccagctcctccacACCGCCACCCACCTCCAgctggcccagcagcagcaacagcaagcTTCACCTCTGACCCAGCAGCAGCAAGCTCcgcctccccagcagcagccttcGCCTCCACAAAATCAGCAGCAAGCTCAGACCCTTGTGGTCCAACCCATGCTGCAGTCACAGCCCCAGCCCATACAGCTCCAGCcagacagcccctgccagccagccacCAAGTCACCTGTACCCATTCAGTCCAagccaccttcagcccccatcaAACCACCACAGCTTGGGGCTGCCAAAGTGTCAGCAGCGCAGCAGCCCCCACCACACATCCCAGTGCAGGTGGTGGGGagccggcagcagggctcagcccaAGCCCAGGCACTGGGCTTGGCTCAGATTACTCCTACAGCGTCGGCCCCCCGGGGCATGCCAGCAGTGGTCCAGCCCGTCTCCCaagcccatgccacttccccaTCATCCCAAGCTCCTTCTGCCACAGCTTCCCCCCAGGAAGCCCCTCCCCTCACAACTGGAGTCAACTTGGCACAAGTTCAAGGCACGGCCCATGTGGTGAAGAGCACGGCCTCGTCCCCAGTCATGGCTCAGGTGCCTGCAGCATTCTACATGCAGCCTGTCCAATTACCC GGAAAGCCACAGACCTTGGCAGTGAAGCGCAAAGCAGAGTccgaggaggagaaggaggagttgCCCAGTGCCACTACACTCCTGCCCGCCAAGTCGTCTCCTGTGGCAGAGAGTCCCAAAACCATGGAGGAGAAGAGTGGCTTTGGAG AGAAATCTGAGCCTGTCCTCGGCACAACTCCAAATGCCCCCACAAGTGAAGCAGCGTCCGTCACCACCACATCTTCCCCTGCCCCTACCCTGGCAATGGTGACACGACAGACTGGAGACTCCAAACCCCCACAGGCCATCGTCAAGCCCCAGATCCTAACGCACATCATCGAGGGCTTTGTCATccaggaaggggcagagccatTCCCG GTTGGCTGCTCTCAGCTGCTGAAAGAGTCTGAGAAGCCACTCCAGGGAGGGGCTCCCTCCGGGCAGAGTGAGAACCAGTCCAGCAACTCCCCAGGAGGAGATAGTGCAACCTTGG AGCTGGACAAGAAGACAAACCTGCTGAAGTGCGAGTACTGTGGGAAATATGCCCCAGCCAATCAGTTCCGGGGCTCCAAGAGGTTTTGCTCCATGACCTGTGCTAAAAG GTACAACGTGAGCTGCAGCCATCAGTTTCGGCTGCAGAGGAAGAAGATGAAGGAGTTCCAGGAAGCTAACTATGTCCGTGTGCGTCGGCGTGGACCACGGCGCAGCAGCTCCGAGATTGCCCGAGCCAAGATCCAGGGCAAGCGCCATCGG GGGCAGGAAGACTCCAGTCGAGGCTCCGACAACTCTAGCTATGATGAGGCTCTGTCCCCCACGTCCCCAGGGCCCTTGTCAGTGAGGGTTAGTCATGGAGAGCGAGACCTGACCAGCTCCAACATGGCCCCACCTACTCCAGACCTACATGGCATCAACCCAGACTTCCTGTCCAGCAACCCCAGCCGCTGGAGTGTAGAGGAGGTGTATGAGTTCATCGCATCCCTGCAAG gCTGCCAGGAGATCGCAGAGGAGTTCCGCTCACAGGAGATTGAtggccaggccctgctgctgcttAAGGAGGAGCACCTCATGAGCGCCATGAACATCAAGCTGGGACCTGCCCTCAAGATCTGCGCCAAGATCAACATCCTCAAGGAGACCTAA
- the PHC1 gene encoding polyhomeotic-like protein 1 isoform X1: protein METESEQNSNSTNGSSGSGGSTRPQISQMSLYERQAVQALQALQRQPNAAQYFHQFMLQQQLNSAQLHSLAAVQQATIAASRQASSPNTSTPQQTTTTQASINLATTSAAQLISRSQSVSSPSATTLTQSVLLGNTTSPPLNQSQAQMYLRPQLGNLLQVNRTLGRNVPLTSQLILMPNGAVAAVQQEVPPAQSPGVHTDTDQVQNLAVRSQQTSVVNAQLQSSAQKAALPGNSQASGLSQATNASQTLAVAQASSGNTGQSLNLSQGATGSNGVSGGVVAGGGSQATTGAGQAASSGLGGSCQRKGTGVVQPLPVAAAQAVTVSQGSQTETENAAATKKSEADGGQQTVGMNLTRTATPAPSQTLISSATYTQIQPHSLIQQQQQIHLQKQVVIQQQIAIHHQQQFQHRQSQLLHTATHLQLAQQQQQQASPLTQQQQAPPPQQQPSPPQNQQQAQTLVVQPMLQSQPQPIQLQPDSPCQPATKSPVPIQSKPPSAPIKPPQLGAAKVSAAQQPPPHIPVQVVGSRQQGSAQAQALGLAQITPTASAPRGMPAVVQPVSQAHATSPSSQAPSATASPQEAPPLTTGVNLAQVQGTAHVVKSTASSPVMAQVPAAFYMQPVQLPGKPQTLAVKRKAESEEEKEELPSATTLLPAKSSPVAESPKTMEEKSGFGEKSEPVLGTTPNAPTSEAASVTTTSSPAPTLAMVTRQTGDSKPPQAIVKPQILTHIIEGFVIQEGAEPFPVGCSQLLKESEKPLQGGAPSGQSENQSSNSPGGDSATLELDKKTNLLKCEYCGKYAPANQFRGSKRFCSMTCAKRYNVSCSHQFRLQRKKMKEFQEANYVRVRRRGPRRSSSEIARAKIQGKRHRGQEDSSRGSDNSSYDEALSPTSPGPLSVRVSHGERDLTSSNMAPPTPDLHGINPDFLSSNPSRWSVEEVYEFIASLQGCQEIAEEFRSQEIDGQALLLLKEEHLMSAMNIKLGPALKICAKINILKET, encoded by the exons ATGGAGACTGAAAGCGAGCAGAACTCCAACTCCACCAATGGGAGTTCAGGCTCTGGAGGAAGCACTCGCCCTCAGATATCTCAGATGTCTCTGTATGAGCGACAGGCAGTACAG gCCCTTCAGGCACTGCAGAGACAGCCCAATGCAGCCCAGTACTTCCATCAGTTcatgctccagcagcagctcaaCAGTGCCCAGCTCCACAGTCTGGCAGCTGTCCAGCAG GCTACAATTGCAGCCAGcaggcaggcaagctcccccaaCACCAGCACCCCGCAgcagaccaccaccacccaggccTCA ATCAATCTGGCCACTACATCGGCCGCCCAGCTAATCAGCCGCTCACAGAGCGTGAGCTCTCCCAGCGCCACCACGCTTACTCAGTCTGTGCTCCTGGGGAACACCACCTCGCCGCCTCTCAATCAATCACAGGCCCAGATGTATCTCCGG CCGCAGCTGGGGAACCTGTTGCAGGTGAACCGGACCTTGGGCCGCAATGTGCCTCTTACTTCCCAGCTCATCCTGATGCCTAACGGGGCCGTGGCTGCtgtccagcaggaggtgccacccGCTCAGTCTCCCGGGGTCCACACAGATACAGACCAG gTGCAGAACTTGGCTGTGAGGAGCCAGCAGACCTCAGTCGTTAATGCCCAGCTGCAGAGCTCTGCTCAGAAAGCAGCCCTTCCAGGAAACTCCCAGGCTTCGGGCCTATCACAGGCCACAAATGCCAGCCAGACCTTGGCAGTGGCTCAGGCCTCTTCTGGCAACACAGGCCAGTCCCTGAATCTGAGCCAAGGGGCAACAGGCAGTAATGGTGTCTCTGGGGGTGTGGTGGCAGGTGGTGGGAGCCAGGCCACCACAGGGGCGGGCCAGGCAGCCTCGTCTGGCCTTGGGGGCAGCTGCCAGAGGAAAGGCACTGGGGTGGTGCAGCCGTTACCAGTAGCAGCTGCCCAGGCAGTGACAGTGAGCCAGGGGagccagacagagacagagaatgCAGCGGCAACAAAGAAGTCTGAAGCAGACGGTGGGCAGCAAACCGTTGGCATGAACCTGACTAGGACAGCTACGCCAGCGCCCAGCCAGACCTTGATCAGTTCAG CCACGTACACACAGATCCAGCCCCACTCACTgatccagcaacagcagcagattcACCTGCAGAAGCAGGTGGTGATCCAGCAGCAAATTGCCATTCATCACCAGCAGCAGTTCCAGCACCgccagtcccagctcctccacACCGCCACCCACCTCCAgctggcccagcagcagcaacagcaagcTTCACCTCTGACCCAGCAGCAGCAAGCTCcgcctccccagcagcagccttcGCCTCCACAAAATCAGCAGCAAGCTCAGACCCTTGTGGTCCAACCCATGCTGCAGTCACAGCCCCAGCCCATACAGCTCCAGCcagacagcccctgccagccagccacCAAGTCACCTGTACCCATTCAGTCCAagccaccttcagcccccatcaAACCACCACAGCTTGGGGCTGCCAAAGTGTCAGCAGCGCAGCAGCCCCCACCACACATCCCAGTGCAGGTGGTGGGGagccggcagcagggctcagcccaAGCCCAGGCACTGGGCTTGGCTCAGATTACTCCTACAGCGTCGGCCCCCCGGGGCATGCCAGCAGTGGTCCAGCCCGTCTCCCaagcccatgccacttccccaTCATCCCAAGCTCCTTCTGCCACAGCTTCCCCCCAGGAAGCCCCTCCCCTCACAACTGGAGTCAACTTGGCACAAGTTCAAGGCACGGCCCATGTGGTGAAGAGCACGGCCTCGTCCCCAGTCATGGCTCAGGTGCCTGCAGCATTCTACATGCAGCCTGTCCAATTACCC GGAAAGCCACAGACCTTGGCAGTGAAGCGCAAAGCAGAGTccgaggaggagaaggaggagttgCCCAGTGCCACTACACTCCTGCCCGCCAAGTCGTCTCCTGTGGCAGAGAGTCCCAAAACCATGGAGGAGAAGAGTGGCTTTGGAG AGAAATCTGAGCCTGTCCTCGGCACAACTCCAAATGCCCCCACAAGTGAAGCAGCGTCCGTCACCACCACATCTTCCCCTGCCCCTACCCTGGCAATGGTGACACGACAGACTGGAGACTCCAAACCCCCACAGGCCATCGTCAAGCCCCAGATCCTAACGCACATCATCGAGGGCTTTGTCATccaggaaggggcagagccatTCCCG GTTGGCTGCTCTCAGCTGCTGAAAGAGTCTGAGAAGCCACTCCAGGGAGGGGCTCCCTCCGGGCAGAGTGAGAACCAGTCCAGCAACTCCCCAGGAGGAGATAGTGCAACCTTGG AGCTGGACAAGAAGACAAACCTGCTGAAGTGCGAGTACTGTGGGAAATATGCCCCAGCCAATCAGTTCCGGGGCTCCAAGAGGTTTTGCTCCATGACCTGTGCTAAAAG GTACAACGTGAGCTGCAGCCATCAGTTTCGGCTGCAGAGGAAGAAGATGAAGGAGTTCCAGGAAGCTAACTATGTCCGTGTGCGTCGGCGTGGACCACGGCGCAGCAGCTCCGAGATTGCCCGAGCCAAGATCCAGGGCAAGCGCCATCGG GGGCAGGAAGACTCCAGTCGAGGCTCCGACAACTCTAGCTATGATGAGGCTCTGTCCCCCACGTCCCCAGGGCCCTTGTCAGTGAGGGTTAGTCATGGAGAGCGAGACCTGACCAGCTCCAACATGGCCCCACCTACTCCAGACCTACATGGCATCAACCCAGACTTCCTGTCCAGCAACCCCAGCCGCTGGAGTGTAGAGGAGGTGTATGAGTTCATCGCATCCCTGCAAG gCTGCCAGGAGATCGCAGAGGAGTTCCGCTCACAGGAGATTGAtggccaggccctgctgctgcttAAGGAGGAGCACCTCATGAGCGCCATGAACATCAAGCTGGGACCTGCCCTCAAGATCTGCGCCAAGATCAACATCCTCAAGGAGACCTAA